GGGATCGGGGGTGAAGCCTGTGTGCAGCCTCACCGGGTCCCACACCTGTCAGCAGCCCCCTGGCCTTGCTTGCACAAGTCCTTGGCCAGGTCATGGAAGAAGAAGCGCAGCTTGCCCTGCACCAGCTGCCGGTAGGTGAGGAAGATGGCAGTGACGTGGGTTTGCTCTATGGAGCGTGGGGAGCAGCCTGGCTCCCAGGGTCCTGCCTGAGGGACGAGAGTGGGACAGGGAGGTGACAAAGCTGTTGTACCCAGCCCTGCACAGGTGGCATCTGCGCCAGGGTGGGCTGGCTTGCGTTGGGGGCAGTGGGGTCTCACCTCCCAGCTGAAGGtttgcaggagcaggaggaaggagttGGCGTGTTGGTAGAGCTGGCTCAGCTGCCTCGCCCCGCACTCCTGTGTCACCTGGCCCCGGGCCCCTGccacagcacccaccagcaGTGCCAGGTCACAGAGGATCTCCCGACGCTTGGTCTCATTCTGGGGGAGCAGGCAGTGAGCGGGCTGGACCACAGGCCCAATTCATTCCCCTGCCCACCCTAGGTCTGCAGGGGGTCCTGCACCCTGCTGTGCCCCCAGGTATGCCCACAGGCATCTTGTGCAGCATTTCAGGTGCCTGCGCCAACCCAGGGGCTCTTCCAGCCCCGTGGGCACCCCAGTGCCAGCACCATCCTCCCAGCCTCTCACCGATTTGGATTTCCACTGCTGGAGGCTGAAGTCCACCAAGGGCAGCATGGTGGGGCAGGTGAGCACAGGCAGTGCCTGGCAGTGGGCCTagggggaagaggagatgcTGAGGTGAGGTACCAGGAGCTGTGCCCAGCCCTGGccttgggttttgggggggtaCTGTATCCTCACCGTTCTCTTCTCCATGTCCTTGGCCTCCCCGATGTACTTCTGGATGAGCCTGTTGTCGCAGACCAGCCGTGGTGGGCTGGCACGGCCCTCTTCCAtgtgcaggaggaaggaggtgaGGAGGAGCAGTCCTGGGGGAGACGGGGTTCCCTTGGGCACTGTGCCACCATCCCAGGGCACCTccagcccagggctgcaccTGCAGCAGCAACCCCTCGCCCCAGCCCGACGGTGGCCATGATGGCCCCTTggtggggtgcaggggagggCCCGGGGGGGCTGAGGAGTGCCTGGTGGTGCCCTGCGGTCGGTCAGCGCGAGTGCTGGGTGCGAGCCGGGGGTTCGGTGCCGTGCCCAGGGGCTGCACAGCCATGTGCGTGGCAGGTTGGTCGGCTCCGctccaggctgggctggaggcagggagcagagcgggGCTCCCTGCGCAGAGCGGGGCCAGCCCTCCTGATCTGTGCCAGGAGCGGCTCCGGGCGTGACGTGCGCTTCGGGGAATCCCTGCCTGCTGCGTCCCGCGGCGTGTGTCTGCTCCGGCCGAGGGCTGGCCTGCCAGCGCAGCCTTCCCCGGTGCTGCCAGCacgctgctgcccagggcaccTCTCGGCCGGGCAGCTGCTGTGCCCAGTGACTGCCCGTCCTGGCAGCAGGCCCTCTGCGTGCTGTGGCACTACACCTGTCCCCAAAAGCCCTCGGCACAGCCTGGTTCCCGAGGCCGGGCACGGGGAGATGCTCGGCAGCCCTCATGCACTGGTAGCGGCCAGGTCCGACCAAACCAGAGCCACCCGTGGGGTTTGCTGACCACACGTGGGGCTCATCTCTTGGGGCGCCCATGCAGGGGACGCTCTGGCTGCGCGGCACGGTGTCTGCTGCCAAGGCCATGCCCCTTCCTCCTCGCTCCCGTCCCCCCCTTTTAGCCGCGCACTCACTGTTCAGCTCCATGCTCAGCTGGGGGCTTCGGCCCTGCATCTTCCACCCTGGGGCCAgtggctgctccccagctcccgTCCCCCTTCCATGGAGGGCAGCGGTGGCGCGGGCTCCCCGCAAGCCGCCCAGCCGGGATGGAGGGTCGGCGGCCAGGGGCGGCCCCGGGTCGGCACGGCGCAGCTCTCCGGCTCCGGCCCGGCCGAGGCAGCGCGATTTCCTGTTGTGTTGCCACTGACCTTCAAGCAAAATCGCAGCaggggccccggccccgggggacGGCTTCCTGCCTCCGGCCGCTTCCTCCCTTGGCTCGGGGCGCGGGAAGGGCGTCCCGGGCACCCTCCGAGGCTGCTCACCTGCCCTCTGGCCTGAGCCCTGGGCTGCCAGGACCTCAGTGGTCAATGTCTCAGCTGTGCCCGTCCAGGGGGTGAAGGTGGCCCTGGTACCTGCTGAAGAAATGGCATCGGTGACCCTGCGCTGGGTGGCTCCAGGACCATCAGCCCTGATGGGgtcctgctcccagctgtgGCAGCTAGGTATGAAGGCCACCGAAAACCCTCACCCAGAGGTGGACTCCAACCCTGGTGACCTTTATCCAGAGGTGGACCCCATCCCCTTGACCCTCACCCAGAGGTGGACTCCAACCCTGGTGACCCTTATCCAGAGGTGGACCCCATCCCCTTGACCCTCACCCAGAGGTGAACCTCAAACCCTGGTGACCCTCACCCAAATGTGGGCTACAACCCCAGTCACCCTTGCTCAGAGTTGGACTCCATCCCCTTGACCCAACCCAGAGGTGAAGATCCCTGGCAGGGCTGCGGTGCACAGGGACCACTCAGAGCTGGGGAGGGTGATAGAGCGTCAGGGCCTTGGCTAGCATGTGGCTCCCCGGGGCTGTTTCACCAGGGGTATTGGTTTGGGAGGGTGGGTGAAGCACCCATGGACACCCCCTTCCTGGGTGGGAGAAGCACCAGGGGTCTGCCCTGTGCCAGGCCCTGGCATGGCcatgcccccccccacccccagggcACTCTGGCCTGCTGGGCAGGGGACAGGTGTGCACACACCcatatgtgtatacacacacgtATGTGTCCGTATGACATGTGTCCACACCCCTCACGTGTCCACGCACGCACTTCCCGCAGCACGCGTCGGGGTGCATGCTCAGATAacccccggggctgggcagcccccTGCACGCTTCCTCTTggggggacccccccagcccgcATCCTCTTGCCCCCAGTCTCCCCACAGCCCGCGTGTTTCCTCCTCACGCCCCTGCTCTCGCACGCTCCCACCCCTGTCCCTGCGGCCGGCGGTTCCCGGCAGCGCCTGGCTGGGTGACAACAGCCAGAGTAAACACCTCAGCCCTGCTCCGCCTGCCCCATGCCCCGCTCGGCCCCCAGCAGCCCACCTTGCGGGTCGCAGGGTGCCCGGACGGGGGGTCCGATGGGTGCTGTGGCTCCGGGGACGAGCCTGGCAGCCCAGCTTTGCTGGGGCACGGCTGGCAGCGGCCGGAGCCACGAGCACCGGGGTCAAACACCGCCGGGCTTCCCCGCGCGGCCGTGGCCCGTCTCTGCGGACGTGACAAGTTGCAAACGCGCCCCGCTGGCACCCTCAGCCCCTCTGCCTGCGCTGGCCCCGCTTCTGCCGCCGGCCCCACGCCAGCCCCTGCTGtgccccagtccctgtccctCCCTGGGTGCAGAAGCCTTCACCatgccaggctggagagctgcagtgcCCTGCGCTCCCCGCTTGCCCTCGTAATTAGGCAAATCCAGGCGACGCTGGAGGGCAACTGGTACTTGGGAACCTAAAATAGTCCCTTCACCCCAAAAGGCGCCTTTTCAGCCCCTGCCCGTGGGCAGCCCGGTATTCTGCTGGGAAGGGCGATACCAGCCTTTGCTGCCCGTGCCAGGATGTggggggcagctcctgctgctggcctgCCACGCTCCCCCCAGCCCATCCAGGGATGCTGCACGCCTGCAGTGGGGCAGCGAGTGGGGCTCGGAGACCCCAGAGGGGCATAGGGGCTGTGGCCGAGACGGGCAGGGCGCTGgcgtggggggggggcaggaagcTGGCGGGGGTCACGGGGCCGCACAGCTGGCCGGATCCCGGTGCCAAGTTTCCCACCTTTCCTTACAGGGTGCAAAGTGCCGGGAATCCCGCTGCAGGGGGGCAGCCGTTCGCACCCACTTCGCCGAGGTGCCGAGGGCAGCCGGAGgtgccaggcagctgctggggcgggggggtgacCATGGGcgagtggcacagctgctgtCCCTGCAGGCCACCCAGATGTGCCTGATGGTCACCCCCGGGATGTCGGCACAAGGGAGGGGGGAGCATGGGAAGCAAACCTGAGCTtccagggacagggagaggggtCCCAGTCCTCTTTGAAGCCCCCATAAAAGGGTCCGGCATAAAGGGGAGAGAAAGTCAAAGGAACAAAGAGAGCGGCTAATCCCGGCGTGAGCAAACAGCCCCGTTTGCTCAGGACCCAGCtggccccggggccgggggaaAGGAGCACAGCGGGGCTCTGGGGGTGCCAGGCAGCAGGGGATCCTTTACCCAAGCTGGCCCCCTCCCCGAGCACGGGCAGCCCCCGGGAGCTGGGTGCCCCCTGCCCCCTCCGggcctttgtttttctatttgcaGTTTGCCAATAAACACCCCTGGGCAAATCCTGCTCCCCGTGCCCTCCTCACCATTCCTGGCAGCTCGTCCCAGGAAAGCACCGTGGCGGTGCTGGGCGAAGGGGCACCTTGGCTGGGGTGGCATGGCCGGGGGTGAAGGCTGGCAGGGTTTCCCCCACCTTTCCCAATTTCTGGGAGAGCACACACTGCCCAGCAACCTGGCACAAAGCCCTGGAGGGTGCCCACGGGCAAACCCTCCAGCTGCCGCTTTGCTCCAGGGCACCTTGTGCCAGTGGCCCTGCTGGCATCCAGGGCGGTCCCACCGTGCCCCCTTTCCCCATCCTGCTCCTCAGCCCAGCTCCTCACCCCGATGGAGGGCacaggggtgctgggagggcaCCTCGcccctctccctccatcccGCGGGGCGGCGAAGGGGTTAATGCCAGGCAGCCGAGCCGCAGGTGGGCGCAAGAATGAAATTCCTTCTCGCTGTCCTGCGAAGTCTGGGCACAAATATTTGCCTGCATGTccggtggggaggggggagaccACCATCATTCTGCGAGCTTGCTAATCCCCATGCCAAACACGGCCCCCCCGTGCCCCGcatgccccccgcccccctcccgccGGGTTTGCCCCACAAGGCCTTTGAGGAGGGGACGTTTGGGACCAGGGGGACACCAGCACCTTTGGGTGCTCCTGTAAGCAGGGAGCTGTATGGGGTTGGGCGCTGGGAGCGGGCACGGTGCCCCGGGGCACAGACAGGATCTGCTTGGCCTGGCAGGCGAGGCTGCTTTGGGGGTCTCCATCCTGCTCCCCAAGCCGTGCCCGCTGGGATGAAGGCGAGAGCTGGCATTGCCATGCCCGCAATGCACCCTCCGTAATAAACTCCATGTGTTCGCAGACGGAAAACAGCCACTTCACCCCCCCGCCATCACCCCCCCAACCCAAGCTGCATCCCCCTCCCTGTACCTGCCatccccaaaaccccctccgTCCCCAGACCCCCCGGTCTTCATCTGCGGCGGCCCAGCCCTGCAAGCCGCCTGCCAGTTGTGCAAATATTGCCGGAACGGCTGTAATCCCCATGTCCAACGTGAATTATGAGATATTTCCACCCATTACgacagccccccccaccccgccgcgTGTGTGCGAGGCCGGGGGGATTAGTCACAGGGCAAAGCCGCGCTCGGCACAAAGCTTTGGGGGGGCCGGTGGTTCTCCGCACCCCGTGCTGGGGCGGGTCGGTCGAGTGGGGCTCTTCTTGGAGAGACGGGATGCCCCTGTGCCTTCCCAGCTCCGCCTGGCACCGGGTGAGAAggggggggtgttggggtgcCCCGGAGGCGGTGGAAGGGGGGGCTGGGGCGTGCGGTTTTGCCTCGACCCCATCCCCGGGGAGCGGAGGCTCCTTCCTGCCGCCCCGAGCCCGGCTCATGTTCAAAGCCACGGGCAGGCAGCGGCTAATGAGGCCAGACAATAGGGAGCTGCGTGGGGCAGGAGTGCTGGCAAGGCCCCGCCACACCGCCCCCATGCCAGGCACGGCACGGCCCCGGCACCACTGCCCACCGGGACCCTCCGTGGGACCCTCGCCGCCAGGCAGGGCACGTGCCCACGAAGCcccagaggcaccgcgggctGTTTTGGAGGGTGCCGTCAGGGTGTCCCACCCGTGCTGTGCCAGGATGGCACCCCACAGGGCCACCGCCTCCCCGCCCGGGGATGAGCCGGGCACCCGCTCCGGGTGGAGGTGCCGGAGGGGTGCGGGTGCCAGGCAGGgtggccggggctgccggcAGCCGGCCGGCTCCGTCCCCGTGCGGCCCCAGCTGCCCACGGCCGGCAGCCCCGCTGAGGCTGTACCGGCGCCAGGCCCGGCTGCGGAGCGCCCCGGAGCCACCTTTGTGCCGGGCGCTGCCGGAACATTGTGCGggtgctgggaagcagctggtgGGACTGGGACCCTCTCCCAGTGCCACTCCCGGCCAGCgtcaccccctccccacaagCACGGGGACCCCCGAGGGTCTGGCAAGCCACCCTCTGCCCCTCGCCCAGGGGCACCCCTGGGCATTTCCCagtgccacagccagggctggggacgGGGGATGCCCGGGCATGGCTGGGGCACCCGTTTCCTCCCTGCCCACGTGCCCCCGCTGCAGTGGCgatgccccctccccgggcagggatgcccagcaccctccagccctgccagcccccgtGCCAGCGTACCACCCCGGTCCCAGCCTGGCAGTGCCGGGCCACCCTCAcagctcccctctcccccacgCTGCCaccctgtgcctcagtttcccccacgCCGAGGGCCGCGGCCAGGCGGGTTCCCcgtctctccttcctttccccaggAAAGGGGAGGGAGCTTCCCCCGCCGCTTCCCTGCGTCCCGCGGCCGAGCCAGGAGACTGTGACGAGCTCTGGGTGCGCAGAGCCAGCGCTGGATTCCTGGCACTGGCGGGGCGGCCGGGAGCCATCACCCGCCTCCTCCCCGCTCAGCCCCGCTTGCAtcccccagggctgctgctgctctgcagcggGCACCGAGCGGCGACGCTGGCACAGAcacgcagcccccagccctcccctggCCACCACGCTGCAGGGACGCTGGGAGAGAGAGGGGACAGGTCAGTGGCACCACTGGGGACGGTGGGgagggcacggggctgggggggccatGCTGGTGGGCACGGTCCCCACTTGCAGAAAGTGCTTGCGGGCAGCAGGGCGTTGGGCTTGGCCATGCCCGGGGGATGCCCAGGGCCCTGGCAGCGTCCCAGCCTGGCGATGCCAGCGGGCCATCCCGCCAGGGGAAGCCCTGCTGCTCCTCGCTGCATCACgccagctcctgccccggcACGGCCAAGCCCCCTcgccccgctgccctccccgggAGAGGTGCCCGCTGCACCGGGACACGTGCCAAACCGGgtcagggaaggggaaagggcagCCGTGGGTAAACCGGGGATGGGCAACCCCAGCCGGGCTGGCACGGGGGGCACGGGGCggtgggctgcagccccccaagCTGCTCgccgggctgcggggaggcCCAGGAGAAGCCTTCAGGGGAGGCAGGGGCCTGTTGTGCTCCAGCTGTGCCGTGTTTCCCTAGCTACACCGCACAGCTGGCCGGGTGTTTGTACCGCCCGGAGTTGATTTTGGCAGCCCCAcgcttccccctcctcccctccccacccgccTTCCCCTCCCCGGGCGCCCGCCTGCCACACACCCGCCACCCACCCTCGGTGGGGGTGGCAAGGCAGGGACACGGGTGGCACACACTGGCACCCCCCTCCCTGCcgccccccttcccctccgccCCCCTTCCCCATGgtgtgtgcctcagtttccccagctggATGATGGTGTCCCCAGGCTTTTCCATGGCATCTGCTCATTGCCCACCGTCGCCACCCTTGCCAGCCTGGGCACACGTGGGTGAAGAGCGGGACCAGTGCTGGGTGCTACTCTCTCAGCCTCCTCcatggctgccccctcccctccccaggcaagGGAACCCAGGTGTCCAGGCtcctgtccctctgcagcctctgccaCTGGTGGGCAGGAGCCCAGGGTCTGGCTCTGGAGCCTTCCTCTGCCCAGAGTGGGCAGGAGCCAGGGGGATTTGGGGATGTGAAGGGCCCAAGTTGTGGAGTATATGTGACTTTGCAGGGTGCAGGGTGGATTTGGAGGGGGGGGCATGCTTTGGGGGCCCATGCTCAGGGGTGCTGAGTGGATGGCGGATCTATATGTCCTGGGAGGGGCTGGACGAGGAGGGAGAGGTCTGCAGGGGGTCCACACGCTGCAGGGGGGCCCCGCACTGCAGGGGATGGTGTGGATGGACAGTACCCTGCAGTGCCCCATGTCCTGGGGGTGCCGAGTGGCCTCGGAGGGGGCTGAGGGGATGGAGGAGTCCCCAGGATGTCCCATGCCTGGGGGGGGCCCAATGAGCCCTGCAGGGGCTCATGCCTGAAGGTGGGCAATGTGGATGGGGAGACCTGAGGATGCCCCATGCCCAGGACATGCCCCATGCCAGGGGAGAGTGTATGGATGGAAGGGGGGGCAACTGAATGGGTGTGCCCCACAATGCCTTATTCCCCAAGGGGCCGTGTGGATGGGGGGCTCCTGGGGAGCTCATGTCCTGGGGGGGCATCCCCAGGATGTCCAGAGCCCAGGAACACCCCAAGCTCTGTGGAAGGGGTGTGGATGGTGGCGGTGGTGTCTCCATAGTGCCCTATGTCCCCGTGGGTTTTGTGTGGATtcggggggggggtgtccccatgATGCCCAGCCCCTGGGGGTGCCCCGTGCCCTGAGGGAGGGTATGTGGATGAAGGCATCCCTCGGGtaccccctgccctggggctggtgcGTGAGTGGGGATGCTCTGCACCCGGGGGTACCCAatgcccggggggggggggggggatggatGGGGGTGCCCCCAGGACCCCTCGACCCCGGGGGTACCCCGTGCCCGGCGGGGGAGCTGAGCGCCCCGGGGTGCCGCAGGACGGCCCGTTCCCGGCGGGGCTGACGGGGCCCGGGGGGGGTTCGGGGCGCAGCGGGGGGTGCGTCCCCCCCCGGGCCGGCCGCTGCCTGCGCCTCATTAGCGGGGCCTTTGTTTGCACAGGGCTCGCAGCTCCCGCTTGCCCATGCCGCCGCCTATAAAGCGGAGCCGGGGCTGACGGCCGGGCagaggcggcggcagcggcagcggcagcggcgacAGGCagcgcccgcccccccccccttcccgcTCCGCGGCtgtcccggccccggccccggccccggccccggccccggccggcCGGCACCATGCGCGCcgccctgctgctgccggcgctcctgctcctgctcccgctcctgcccgcccgcgccgcccgccccaaGCTCGCCCTGCCCATCCGGCCCGACACGGACCCGCTGCCCCCCGGCGGGGCGGCAGGTaggacaccccccccccttcATTCCTCCGCTCCGGGCACCCCCCGTCCGGTACCAGCCGCTGCCGCACCCCCCCCCTTCGTGcatcccccctccctgccacccgCACCCCGGCCGTGCACCGCATgcctgcacacacacccccccccccgccttttcTTGCACCCCGCATCCCGCTCCGGGCCCGCACTCCGCTGGTCGggaccggcaccggcaccgggaccCGCACCGGGAGCAGCCGCCGTGCCcagcgggcggcggggcggtgccggCCGCGGTCCGGGGCTACGGCAGGGGGGTGCCCGCGGCTCGGAGGTGACCggtggtggcggtggtggcgggtgggtgggtgtggggGGTGTCTCTGCAGGCTGCGCCTTCGGGGGGCACTTCTATGCCCTGGAGGAGACGTGGCACCCGGACCTGGGGGAGCCCTTCGGGGTCATGCGCTGCGTTATCTGCCACTGCGAGCCGGTGAGTGCCCCCGGGACCCCCCTTCCCCTGGGAGATCCCCCAGGATCCGGCCCTGCTAGGGAGGGGGCCGGCAGGGGGGGGAGGCCGACCCCTCCATTCAACAGACCCGCCCGCCCGAGGGAGAAGGGGAGCGGGCATCCCTCCAGCCAGCCGGACACCTGGATGTCCCCCCCTCGCCGCGGcagtggggaggagaaggggggtTTAAAGGATCAGGCttcattcctcctcctcctcggggatggcccccggccccctccctccttccaagCAGCCCCCCGAGGCCGGGGCTGGAGGGGCCGCACAcagctgggcagggggctgggggccgtGGGGAGGGGGCCCGGGCTTGGCTGCCGTACAGGGGGGCTGCGCAAGGTGTCCAGGCTGCCCACGGGGGCTCCAGGTGGGCCAGGATGGGGGGAGACAGGCTGGGC
This DNA window, taken from Nyctibius grandis isolate bNycGra1 chromosome 8, bNycGra1.pri, whole genome shotgun sequence, encodes the following:
- the THPO gene encoding thrombopoietin, coding for MQGRSPQLSMELNRLLLLTSFLLHMEEGRASPPRLVCDNRLIQKYIGEAKDMEKRTAHCQALPVLTCPTMLPLVDFSLQQWKSKSNETKRREILCDLALLVGAVAGARGQVTQECGARQLSQLYQHANSFLLLLQTFSWEAGPWEPGCSPRSIEQTHVTAIFLTYRQLVQGKLRFFFHDLAKDLCKQGQGAADRCGTR